In one window of Rhinoderma darwinii isolate aRhiDar2 chromosome 7, aRhiDar2.hap1, whole genome shotgun sequence DNA:
- the WBP2NL gene encoding postacrosomal sheath WW domain-binding protein yields the protein MALNKNHSQNGGVIVNNGESILKMCKDVELSFSDMAHKTEIFKGTKKGLLYLTPYRVIFLSKGKDTMMSFMMPFYLVKGCSIEQPVFSANYIKGTISSEANGGWEGQASFKLIFNSGGAIEFGQQMFKMATNASRPPQVPNPGYGYTPSPVTGVYGPGGYPPAPEGYAPAPPAGPYPYVSPAMNGYAPAQQPMGYPYGAPTGLGMYPPPPEMNPMYMAPPPPYPGPPYSGGPAPAVPSAWAEPGMPGGGKAAEAASSAYYNPANPHNVYMPMERPPPYAPTDDKKTN from the exons ATggcactgaataaaaaccactctcAAAACGGCGGCGTTATCGTCAACAATggcgagag CATCCTGAAAATGTGTAAAGATGTGGAGCTTTCCTTCAGTGACATGGCTCATAAGACTGAAATCTTTAAAGGCACGAAAAAGGGGTTACTGTACCTCACCCCATACAGG gTAATTTTTCTGAGTAAGGGGAAGGATACCATGATGTCCTTTATGATGCCGTTCTACCTGGTGAAGGGATGCTCCATAGAGCAACCAGTGTTCTCTGCAAACTACATCAAAGGAACTATAAGTTCTGAAGCTAATG GCGGCTGGGAAGGACAGGCATCATTTAAGCTTATCTTTAACAGTGGCGGAGCCATTGAATTTGGGCAACAGATGTTTAAAATGGCGACtaatg CTTCTAGACCACCCCAAGTTCCTAACCCTGGATATGGATACACACCTTCTCCTGTAACAGGAGTTTATGGCCCTGGAGGATATCCCCCTGCCCCTGAAGGTTATGCTCCAGCCCCTCCTGCAGGACCCTACCCCTATGTTTCGCCAGCTATGAATGGATATGCTCCAGCACAACAGCCTATGGGTTATCCATATGGTGCACCAACAG GTCTTGGTATGTATCCCCCACCACCTGAAATGAATCCTATGTACATGGCACCTCCACCACCTTATCCTGGGCCACCTTATTCTGGAGGCCCAGCTCCTGCCGTTCCCTCAGCATGGGCAGAACCTGGCATGCCTG GAGGTGGCAAAGCTGCAGAAGCTGCATCCAGCGCATATTACAACCCAGCAAATCCTCACAATGTCTACATGCCCATG